Proteins from one Panicum virgatum strain AP13 chromosome 7K, P.virgatum_v5, whole genome shotgun sequence genomic window:
- the LOC120642569 gene encoding dCTP pyrophosphatase 1-like isoform X1 — MEVEGAIEKKAAAMAAAVEEEVEVGRKAAGAGEVGLKELSKKLNDFAKERDWEQYHSPRNLLLAMVRIVSLHLLSLLFLIAEVGELSELFMWKGEVRKGLADWDDAEKQHLGEELADVLLYLVRLSDICGVDLGDAATRKIVKNAVKYPAPSKDGA; from the exons ATGGAGGTGGAGGGTGCGATCGAGAAGAAGGCGgctgccatggcggcggcggtggaggaggaggtggaggtggggaggaaggcggcgggcgccggcgaggtgggCCTGAAGGAGCTGTCCAAGAAGCTCAACGACTTCGCCAAGGAGAGGGACTGGGAGCAGTACCATAGCCCCAGAAACCTGCTGCTCGCCATGGTTCGCATCGTTTCGCTTCATCTTCTATCGCTGCTCTTCTTG ATCGCTGAAGTCGGGGAGCTGTCGGAGCTGTTCATGTGGAAAGGGGAGGTGCGCAAGGGCCTGGCGGACTGGGACGACGCGGAGAAGCAGCACCTCGGCGAGGAGCTCGCCGACGTGCTGCTCTACCTCGTCCGCCTCTCGGACATCTGCGGCGTCGACCTCGGCGACGCCGCCACCAGGAAGATCGTCAAGAACGCCGTCAAGTACCCGGCGCCGTCGAAGGATGGCGCCTGA
- the LOC120642578 gene encoding 60S ribosomal protein L14-1 has product MPFKRFVEIGRVALVNYGKDYGRLVVIVDVVDQNRALVDAPDMVRCQMNFKRLSLTDIKIDIKRVPKKTTLIKAMEEADVKNKWEKSSWGKKLIVQKRRASLNDFDRFKVMLAKIKRGGAIRQELAKLKKEVAAA; this is encoded by the exons ATG CCGTTCAAGAGGTTCGTGGAGATCGGGCGGGTGGCCCTGGTGAACTACGGCAAGGACTACGGCCgcctcgtcgtcatcgtcgacGTCGTCGACCAGAACAGG GCACTTGTGGATGCCCCCGACATGGTCCGCTGCCAGATGAACTTCAAGCGGCTTTCCCTGACTGACATCAAGATTGACATTAAACGTGTCCCAAAGAAGACTACATTGATTAAGGCCATGGAGGAAGCTG ATGTGAAAAACAAGTGGGAGAAGAGCTCATGGGGCAAGAAGCTGATTGTCCAGAAGAGGAGAGCATCACTCAATGACTTCGACAGGTTCAAGGTCATGTTGGCAAAGATCAAG AGGGGTGGTGCTATCAGACAGGAGCTTGCTAAGCTTAAAAAGGAGGTTGCTGCTGCTTAG
- the LOC120642569 gene encoding dCTP pyrophosphatase 1-like isoform X2 has product MEVEGAIEKKAAAMAAAVEEEVEVGRKAAGAGEVGLKELSKKLNDFAKERDWEQYHSPRNLLLAMIAEVGELSELFMWKGEVRKGLADWDDAEKQHLGEELADVLLYLVRLSDICGVDLGDAATRKIVKNAVKYPAPSKDGA; this is encoded by the exons ATGGAGGTGGAGGGTGCGATCGAGAAGAAGGCGgctgccatggcggcggcggtggaggaggaggtggaggtggggaggaaggcggcgggcgccggcgaggtgggCCTGAAGGAGCTGTCCAAGAAGCTCAACGACTTCGCCAAGGAGAGGGACTGGGAGCAGTACCATAGCCCCAGAAACCTGCTGCTCGCCATG ATCGCTGAAGTCGGGGAGCTGTCGGAGCTGTTCATGTGGAAAGGGGAGGTGCGCAAGGGCCTGGCGGACTGGGACGACGCGGAGAAGCAGCACCTCGGCGAGGAGCTCGCCGACGTGCTGCTCTACCTCGTCCGCCTCTCGGACATCTGCGGCGTCGACCTCGGCGACGCCGCCACCAGGAAGATCGTCAAGAACGCCGTCAAGTACCCGGCGCCGTCGAAGGATGGCGCCTGA